A part of Periplaneta americana isolate PAMFEO1 chromosome 17, P.americana_PAMFEO1_priV1, whole genome shotgun sequence genomic DNA contains:
- the LOC138692583 gene encoding chymotrypsin-1-like, with amino-acid sequence MKQYILLLALCINPDFSSAEGTQNPLQPRIIGGRNATQNEFPFVVSLLYHGDPQCTGTIINRCHVLTAAHCINGTTFDEWTVKAGFYIKGDPNTIERKVKCLKLHYNYVVKRNKAFDIAIMDVTQPFEFNAAVQPVIFPEFHQELRVGTQATVVGWGLSQFQPTIVRPLVLQALEVVTISKRQCKQRWTNLNRTICAVESTTQKSSCYGDSGGPLMVGNVQWGLISRGTTNCTADKPLKFLEVSMFTEWIKHFSRIPRQMN; translated from the exons ATTTCAGCTCGGCAGAAGGAACACAAAATCCTTTACAGCCGAGAATAATTGGTGGAAGGAACGCCACGCAGAATGAGTTCCCATTTGTG GTGTCTCTGTTATATCATGGAGATCCGCAGTGTACGGGCACGATTATCAACCGGTGTCACGTGCTCACGGCAGCTCACTGTATTAACGGCAC GACATTTGATGAATGGACCGTGAAGGCTGGATTCTACATTAAGGGTGACCCAAATACTATTGAACGAAAAGTAAAGTGCCTGAAACTCCATTATAACTACGTAGTCAAGAGGAACAAGGCATTCGACATCGCCATCATGGAT gTTACGCAACCCTTTGAATTCAACGCTGCAGTCCAGCCTGTTATTTTCCCAGAGTTCCATCAAGAGTTAAGAGTTGGAACACAAGCCACCGTAGTCGGCTGGGGTTTAAGCCAG TTTCAACCAACAATAGTACGTCCGTTAGTGCTACAAGCATTGGAAGTGGTTACCATTTCAAAAAGACAATGCAAACAAAGATGGACGAATTTGAACAGAACGATCTGTGCCGTTGAATCTACCACACAGAAGAGTTCCTGCTAC GGCGATTCTGGAGGCCCCTTGATGGTAGGAAATGTCCAGTGGGGCTTAATATCTAGAGGTACTACCAACTGCACAGCAGATAAACCGTTGAAATTCCTGGAAGTATCTATGTTTACGGAGTGGATTAAACACTTCAGCAGGATTCCTCGTCAGATGAATTGA